The genomic segment TCGGCGGGCAAGTCGTCGACGTCCAGCACGCCGTCGAAATCGACCACCACCATGCTCTCGATCGTGTTTCGCAACTCGCGGACGTTGCCCGGCCAACGGTAGGCCAGCAGACGTCGCCGGGCGGCGGTCGACATACTCTTGACCGTCTTTTGATGCCGCTTCGCGAACTGTTTCACGAAGTGCTCGATCAACAGCGGAATGTCCTGGCTCCGCTCGACCAGCCGGGGCAGCGTGACGGTGACCACCTTCAGCCGGTGATAGAGGTCGTTGCGGAAGGTGCCGGCCTCGATCTGCTGGTCCAGGTTGCGGTTGGTGGCCGACAGCAGCCGCACGTTGACCTTGATCGGATCGTTCGAGCCGACGCGGGTGATCTCGCCGCTCTCCAGCACCCGCAGCAGCTTGATCTGCGTGGCCATCGGCATATCGCCCACCTCGTCGAGAAACAGCGTGCCGCCGTGGGCGTACTCGAACTTGCCGACGCGATCGGCCGAGGCGTCGGTGAAGGCCCCGCGAATGTGCCCGAACAACTCGCTTTCCAGAATGTTCTCGCTCAACGCGGCGCAGTTGAGCGGCACGAAGGGCTTGTTCTTGCGGGGGCTGTTTTGGTGGATCGCCTGGGCCACCAGCTCCTTGCCGGTGCCGGTTTCGCCTTGGATCAAGATGGTGGCGTTGGTGGGGGCGATCCGCTTCAGCAGGCTGATGACCTTGTTCATTTCCGGGCTGGAGCCGACCACGCCTTCGAAGCCGAACTTCTCGTCCAGCCGGCGGTTCAACTCGGCGTTGGTCAGCC from the Pirellulales bacterium genome contains:
- a CDS encoding sigma-54 dependent transcriptional regulator, producing the protein MASVQTAPKIQTDPAAIRLLIIDNDAAHAQAVAESLERVGYDCTVAVSGNDGARDIERQRFDVIITDLVMNDLDGLEVLARAKNDLPDAEVILVTGHGTVPSAVTAMQQGAFNYLLKPLDLKQLRAVVEKAADSVRLRLTNAELNRRLDEKFGFEGVVGSSPEMNKVISLLKRIAPTNATILIQGETGTGKELVAQAIHQNSPRKNKPFVPLNCAALSENILESELFGHIRGAFTDASADRVGKFEYAHGGTLFLDEVGDMPMATQIKLLRVLESGEITRVGSNDPIKVNVRLLSATNRNLDQQIEAGTFRNDLYHRLKVVTVTLPRLVERSQDIPLLIEHFVKQFAKRHQKTVKSMSTAARRRLLAYRWPGNVRELRNTIESMVVVDFDGVLDVDDLPAELAELAESDGRPACGAAALDSLVGKPLTEIERHYLVETLKLTGGNREEAAALLGIGERTLYRKLKEFQV